A stretch of the Corylus avellana chromosome ca6, CavTom2PMs-1.0 genome encodes the following:
- the LOC132185400 gene encoding uncharacterized protein LOC132185400 → MTRASLYPVAKLSSCTKKTSLCFSTPLLLWRRKMPSITGSSSSLLASPSVAAHISNESHPLMMIEPGEEDEDGRSMCRFYDYVNEKVVNTNTKIPKEVDDAICVGSSHGWLAYVSRLDCSVFLWSPFTTSPLIWLPPIHTLPFVKVIPCEELADDEHKDGDISAYDDDFSSDFGFKVEFEDQNRSQRYCTMSTKLLSLDIIQKIVLSSAPTSDDCIVVALPIYKIRHSIAFCKPGDKSWTFVEPPLEKSFHLIDVIHFNNQLFYAVSCCGLTLYAYNLSDLSSPKSYLLETSFDFEPLSSLEERMRSWYKDRYYLVESLGDLLWVRRLIANNMDDDGKFTFSHDAKIFPDQTVTFDVYKLDFSRNTWEFAKCIGDQVLFLGTNQSLSLSARDFDKLQANRIYFTDDSFTIHKKYPNYGGHDFGDYELGGSAFSEFRFRGTKILPPPFWVMRNFH, encoded by the coding sequence atgactagggcttcactCTATCCTGTTGCTAAACTTAGTTCTTGTACCAAGAAGACCAGCCTTTGCTTTTCTACTCCATTGCTTCTTTGGCGCCGAAAGATGCCTTCTATTActggatcatcatcatcattattggCATCACCTTCGGTAGCGGCCCATATTTCTAATGAGTCACATCCATTGATGATGATAGAACCGGGTGAGGAGGACGAAGATGGCCGGAGTATGTGCCGTTTCTATGACTACGTAAACGAAAAGGTTGTAAATACCAATACTAAGATCCCTAAAGAGGTCGATGATGCAATATGCGTCGGGTCATCTCATGGCTGGCTGGCTTATGTCTCTCGTCTCGACTGCTCAGTTTTCCTTTGGAGTCCCTTCACCACCTCTCCACTCATCTGGCTTCCTCCCATTCATACGCTACCCTTCGTAAAAGTTATACCTTGCGAAGAGTTGGCTGATGATGAACACAAAGACGGTGATATAAGTGCATATGACGACGATTTTTCCTCCGATTTTGGGTTCAAAGTTGAATTTGAAGATCAAAATAGATCCCAAAGATATTGTACCATGTCTACAAAACTCTTGAGTTTAGATATCATACAGAAGATTGTTTTGTCATCTGCTCCAACAAGTGATGATTGCATCGTAGTGGCTCTTCCTATTTATAAGATTCGTCACAGTATTGCTTTTTGTAAACCTGGGGACAAGTCATGGACCTTTGTAGAGCCGCCACTTGAGAAATCTTTCCACCTTATAGATGTCATACATTTCAACAACCAATTGTTCTATGCGGTGTCTTGTTGTGGACTTACTTTATACGCTTATAATCTTTCTGATCTTTCTTCTCCAAAGAGTTATCTTCTTGAAACTTCTTTCGACTTTGAACCCTTATCCTCACTTGAAGAACGCATGAGGAGTTGGTACAAAGATAGATATTATCTGGTTGAATCATTAGGTGATCTTCTCTGGGTTCGTAGGCTTATTGCTAATAATATGGATGACGATGGcaaatttacattttctcaTGATGCTAAAATATTTCCAGACCAAACAGTCACGTTTGACGTTTATAAGCTGGATTTCTCTCGGAATACATGGGAATTTGCTAAATGCATAGGTGAccaagttttatttttaggtACTAACcaatctctgtctctctctgctCGAGACTTTGACAAATTGCAAGCAAATCGGATATACTTCACCGATGATTCTTTTACAATACATAAGAAATATCCTAATTATGGGGGCCACGATTTTGGTGATTACGAGCTAGGAGGATCTGCATTTTCTGAGTTTAGATTTCGTGGCACCAAGATTCTACCACCACCTTTTTGGGTTATGCGCAATTTTCATTAA
- the LOC132183959 gene encoding translocon at the outer membrane of chloroplasts 64 isoform X1, with the protein MASQSANLWVLLGLGLAGILFVTRKLKKVIREDFGAFVEKLQLLPPPPPPPPKAPYPLTGLTFAVSDVFDIDGHVTGFGHPDWVMTHDKASWTSPVVTALVEGGATCIGKTVVDELAYGISGENKHYGTPTNPAVHERVPGGSSSGAAVAVAANLVDFSLGIDTVGGVRIPAGFCGILGFRPSHGAVSHVGIIPISTSLDTIGWFAKDPNILRRVGHVLLQLPYAIQRSPRQIIIADDCFQLLKIPVDRVAQVVIKSTEKLFGRQVLKHENVEDYLRSKAPSLKALHSKKSNGELKTFSTRLLANVMQSLQRHEFKHNHGEWISLAKPVLDPAISAQIYETLDTEDTDIEKYKAIRDEMRTAISSLLKDDGILVIPTIADPPPKLGGKEILSEEYQSRACNLLSVASVSGCCQVTIPLGFHNKCPLSVSFIARHGGDRFLLDTVQTMYTSLQEQADIAAKSKVSKNAVSKEQSAEIAKEKGNQAFKDKQWQKAIGFYTEAIKLSGTNATYYSNRALAYLELGSYLQAEADCTQAINLDKKNVKAYLRRATAREMLGYYKEAIEDFRYALVLEPTNKRASQSVERLRKLFQ; encoded by the exons ATGGCCTCTCAATCGGCTAATCTGTGGGTGCTGCTGGGGTTGGGATTGGCTGGAATTCTGTTCGTGACGAGAAAGCTCAAGAAAGTCATCAGAGAGGACTTCGGCGCCTTCGTCGAGAAGCTTCAGCTGCTTCCTCCTCCTCCGCCGCCTCCTCCCAAAGCTCCCTACCCCCTCACCGGCCTCACCTTCGCCGTCTCCGACGT ATTCGACATTGATGGTCATGTCACTGGATTTGGTCATCCAGACTGGGTGATGACACATGACAAAGCTTCTTGGACATCTCCTGTGGTTACTGCTCTTGTTGAAGGAGGTGCCACTTGCATTGGAAAAACTGTTGTGGACGAACTAGCATATGG TATCAGTGGAGAAAATAAGCATTATGGTACACCTACCAATCCTGCAGTGCATGAAAGAGTACCGGGTGGATCCTCTAGTGGAGCTGCTGTGGCTGTGGCTGCTAATCTTGTTGACTTCTCATTGG GTATTGATACGGTTGGTGGCGTGAGAATTCCTGCTGGATTTTGTGGCATTTTAGGATTCCGACCCTCACATGGGGCTGTTTCTCATGTGGGCATTATACCTATTTCGACAAGCCTTGACACAATTG GATGGTTCGCCAAGGATCCCAATATTTTACGTCGTGTTGGCCATGTCCTGCTGCAACTTCCATATGCCATTCAACGCAGTCCTAGACAAATTATAATTGCTGATGATTGCTTTCAACTCTTAAAGATTCCTGTTGACAGAGTTGCACAAGTGGTCATCAAATCCACCGAGAAGCTTTTTGGAA GACAAGTATTGAAGCATGAAAATGTTGAGGACTATCTCAGGTCTAAAGCTCCAAGCTTGAAAGCTTTGCATAGCAAGAAATCAAATGGTGAGCTGAAAACTTTCTCAACAAGATTGCTTGCGAATGTTATGCAGTCTCTTCAAAG ACATGAGTTCAAACATAATCATGGGGAATGGATTAGCTTGGCAAAGCCTGTTTTAGATCCTGCTATCTCGGCACAAATATACGAAACACTGGACACAGAAGATACAGATAttgaaaaatacaaagcaaTCAGGGATGAAATGCGTACAGCTATCTCCTCTCTTTTAAAG GATGATGGAATTCTGGTGATCCCTACCATTGCTGATCCTCCTCCAAAACTTGGTGGGAAGGAGATCCTATCAGAGGAGTACCAGAGCCGTGCATGCAATTTGTTAAGTGTTGCTAGCGTATCAGGTTGCTGTCAG GTCACAATACCTCTGGGATTTCACAACAAGTGTCCCCTTTCAGTGTCCTTCATTGCCAGGCATGGTGGTGATCGCTTTTTACTAGATACAGTGCAGACCATGTATACGTCTCTCCAGGAGCAGGCTGATATTGCTGCCAAAtccaaagtttcaaaaaatgctGTCAGCAAGGAGCAGTCTGCTGAGATTGCTAAGGAAAAG GGCAACCAAGCATTCAAAGATAAACAGTGGCAGAAGGCTATTGGGTTTTATACAGAAGCTATCAAACTTAGTGGTACTAATGCAACCTATTATAGTAACAGGGCTTTAGCATATCTGGAACTGGGGAG TTACCTCCAAGCTGAGGCAGATTGTACTCAAGCTATCAATCTTGATAAAAAG AATGTAAAGGCCTATTTACGTAGAGCCACAGCAAGGGAGATGCTTGGCTATTATAAGGAAGCAATTGAAg ATTTTAGATATGCGCTTGTACTTGAGCCAACCAATAAAAGAGCATCACAATCTGTTGAAAGATTAAGGAAGCTATTTCAGTAG
- the LOC132183959 gene encoding translocon at the outer membrane of chloroplasts 64 isoform X4: protein MVSVEKISIMVHLPILQCMKEYRVDPLVELLWLWLLILLTSHWYVAGIDTVGGVRIPAGFCGILGFRPSHGAVSHVGIIPISTSLDTIGWFAKDPNILRRVGHVLLQLPYAIQRSPRQIIIADDCFQLLKIPVDRVAQVVIKSTEKLFGRQVLKHENVEDYLRSKAPSLKALHSKKSNGELKTFSTRLLANVMQSLQRHEFKHNHGEWISLAKPVLDPAISAQIYETLDTEDTDIEKYKAIRDEMRTAISSLLKDDGILVIPTIADPPPKLGGKEILSEEYQSRACNLLSVASVSGCCQVTIPLGFHNKCPLSVSFIARHGGDRFLLDTVQTMYTSLQEQADIAAKSKVSKNAVSKEQSAEIAKEKGNQAFKDKQWQKAIGFYTEAIKLSGTNATYYSNRALAYLELGSYLQAEADCTQAINLDKKNVKAYLRRATAREMLGYYKEAIEDFRYALVLEPTNKRASQSVERLRKLFQ, encoded by the exons ATGG TATCAGTGGAGAAAATAAGCATTATGGTACACCTACCAATCCTGCAGTGCATGAAAGAGTACCGGGTGGATCCTCTAGTGGAGCTGCTGTGGCTGTGGCTGCTAATCTTGTTGACTTCTCATTGG TATGTGGCAGGTATTGATACGGTTGGTGGCGTGAGAATTCCTGCTGGATTTTGTGGCATTTTAGGATTCCGACCCTCACATGGGGCTGTTTCTCATGTGGGCATTATACCTATTTCGACAAGCCTTGACACAATTG GATGGTTCGCCAAGGATCCCAATATTTTACGTCGTGTTGGCCATGTCCTGCTGCAACTTCCATATGCCATTCAACGCAGTCCTAGACAAATTATAATTGCTGATGATTGCTTTCAACTCTTAAAGATTCCTGTTGACAGAGTTGCACAAGTGGTCATCAAATCCACCGAGAAGCTTTTTGGAA GACAAGTATTGAAGCATGAAAATGTTGAGGACTATCTCAGGTCTAAAGCTCCAAGCTTGAAAGCTTTGCATAGCAAGAAATCAAATGGTGAGCTGAAAACTTTCTCAACAAGATTGCTTGCGAATGTTATGCAGTCTCTTCAAAG ACATGAGTTCAAACATAATCATGGGGAATGGATTAGCTTGGCAAAGCCTGTTTTAGATCCTGCTATCTCGGCACAAATATACGAAACACTGGACACAGAAGATACAGATAttgaaaaatacaaagcaaTCAGGGATGAAATGCGTACAGCTATCTCCTCTCTTTTAAAG GATGATGGAATTCTGGTGATCCCTACCATTGCTGATCCTCCTCCAAAACTTGGTGGGAAGGAGATCCTATCAGAGGAGTACCAGAGCCGTGCATGCAATTTGTTAAGTGTTGCTAGCGTATCAGGTTGCTGTCAG GTCACAATACCTCTGGGATTTCACAACAAGTGTCCCCTTTCAGTGTCCTTCATTGCCAGGCATGGTGGTGATCGCTTTTTACTAGATACAGTGCAGACCATGTATACGTCTCTCCAGGAGCAGGCTGATATTGCTGCCAAAtccaaagtttcaaaaaatgctGTCAGCAAGGAGCAGTCTGCTGAGATTGCTAAGGAAAAG GGCAACCAAGCATTCAAAGATAAACAGTGGCAGAAGGCTATTGGGTTTTATACAGAAGCTATCAAACTTAGTGGTACTAATGCAACCTATTATAGTAACAGGGCTTTAGCATATCTGGAACTGGGGAG TTACCTCCAAGCTGAGGCAGATTGTACTCAAGCTATCAATCTTGATAAAAAG AATGTAAAGGCCTATTTACGTAGAGCCACAGCAAGGGAGATGCTTGGCTATTATAAGGAAGCAATTGAAg ATTTTAGATATGCGCTTGTACTTGAGCCAACCAATAAAAGAGCATCACAATCTGTTGAAAGATTAAGGAAGCTATTTCAGTAG
- the LOC132183959 gene encoding translocon at the outer membrane of chloroplasts 64 isoform X2 codes for MASQSANLWVLLGLGLAGILFVTRKLKKVIREDFGAFVEKLQLLPPPPPPPPKAPYPLTGLTFAVSDVFDIDGHVTGFGHPDWVMTHDKASWTSPVVTALVEGGATCIGKTVVDELAYGISGENKHYGTPTNPAVHERVPGGSSSGAAVAVAANLVDFSLGIDTVGGVRIPAGFCGILGFRPSHGAVSHVGIIPISTSLDTIGWFAKDPNILRRVGHVLLQLPYAIQRSPRQIIIADDCFQLLKIPVDRVAQVVIKSTEKLFGRQVLKHENVEDYLRSKAPSLKALHSKKSNGELKTFSTRLLANVMQSLQRHEFKHNHGEWISLAKPVLDPAISAQIYETLDTEDTDIEKYKAIRDEMRTAISSLLKDDGILVIPTIADPPPKLGGKEILSEEYQSRACNLLSVASVSGCCQVTIPLGFHNKCPLSVSFIARHGGDRFLLDTVQTMYTSLQEQADIAAKSKVSKNAVSKEQSAEIAKEKGNQAFKDKQWQKAIGFYTEAIKLSGTNATYYSNRALAYLELGSYLQAEADCTQAINLDKKNVKAYLRRATAREMLGYYKEAIEDFRYALVLEPTNKRASQSVERLRKLFQ; via the exons ATGGCCTCTCAATCGGCCAATCTGTGGGTGCTGCTGGGGTTGGGATTGGCTGGAATTCTGTTCGTGACGAGAAAGCTCAAGAAAGTCATCAGAGAGGACTTCGGCGCCTTCGTCGAGAAGCTTCAGCTGCTTCCTCCTCCTCCGCCGCCTCCTCCCAAAGCTCCCTACCCCCTCACCGGCCTCACCTTCGCCGTCTCCGACGT ATTCGACATTGATGGTCATGTCACTGGATTTGGTCATCCAGACTGGGTGATGACACATGACAAAGCTTCTTGGACATCTCCTGTGGTTACTGCTCTTGTCGAAGGAGGTGCCACTTGCATTGGAAAAACTGTTGTGGACGAACTAGCATATGG TATCAGTGGAGAAAATAAGCATTATGGTACACCTACCAATCCTGCAGTGCATGAAAGAGTACCGGGTGGATCCTCTAGTGGAGCTGCTGTGGCTGTGGCTGCTAATCTTGTTGACTTCTCATTGG GTATTGATACGGTTGGTGGCGTGAGAATTCCTGCTGGATTTTGTGGCATTTTAGGATTCCGACCCTCACATGGGGCTGTTTCTCATGTGGGCATTATACCTATTTCGACAAGCCTTGACACAATTG GATGGTTCGCCAAGGATCCTAATATTTTACGTCGTGTTGGCCATGTCCTGCTGCAACTTCCATATGCCATTCAACGCAGTCCTAGACAAATTATAATTGCTGATGATTGCTTTCAACTCTTAAAGATTCCTGTTGACAGAGTTGCACAAGTGGTCATCAAATCCACCGAGAAGCTTTTTGGAA GACAAGTATTGAAGCATGAAAATGTCGAGGACTATCTCAGGTCTAAAGCTCCAAGCTTGAAAGCTTTGCATAGCAAGAAATCAAATGGTGAGCTGAAAACTTTCTCAACAAGATTGCTTGCGAATGTTATGCAGTCTCTTCAAAG ACATGAGTTCAAACATAATCATGGGGAATGGATTAGCTTGGCAAAGCCTGTTTTAGATCCTGCTATCTCGGCACAAATATACGAAACACTGGACACAGAAGATACAGATAttgaaaaatacaaagcaaTCAGGGATGAAATGCGTACCGCTATCTCCTCTCTTTTAAAG GATGATGGAATTCTGGTGATCCCTACCATTGCTGATCCTCCTCCAAAACTTGGTGGGAAGGAGATCCTATCAGAGGAGTACCAGAGCCGTGCATGCAATTTGTTAAGTGTTGCTAGCGTATCAGGTTGCTGTCAG GTCACAATACCTCTGGGATTTCACAACAAGTGTCCCCTTTCAGTGTCCTTCATTGCCAGGCATGGTGGTGATCGCTTTTTACTAGATACAGTGCAGACCATGTATACGTCTCTCCAGGAGCAGGCTGATATTGCTGCCAAAtccaaagtttcaaaaaatgctGTCAGCAAGGAGCAGTCTGCTGAGATTGCTAAGGAAAAG GGCAACCAAGCATTCAAAGATAAACAGTGGCAGAAGGCTATTGGGTTTTATACAGAAGCTATCAAACTTAGTGGTACTAATGCAACCTATTATAGTAACAGGGCTTTAGCATATCTGGAACTGGGGAG TTACCTCCAAGCTGAGGCAGATTGTACTCAAGCTATCAATCTTGATAAAAAG AATGTAAAGGCCTATTTACGTAGAGCCACAGCAAGGGAGATGCTTGGCTATTATAAGGAAGCAATTGAAg ATTTTAGATATGCGCTTGTACTTGAGCCAACCAATAAAAGAGCATCACAATCTGTTGAAAGATTAAGGAAGCTATTTCAGTAG
- the LOC132183959 gene encoding translocon at the outer membrane of chloroplasts 64 isoform X3, which yields MVSVEKISIMVHLPILQCMKEYRVDPLVELLWLWLLILLTSHWYVAGIDTVGGVRIPAGFCGILGFRPSHGAVSHVGIIPISTSLDTIGWFAKDPNILRRVGHVLLQLPYAIQRSPRQIIIADDCFQLLKIPVDRVAQVVIKSTEKLFGRQVLKHENVEDYLRSKAPSLKALHSKKSNGELKTFSTRLLANVMQSLQRHEFKHNHGEWISLAKPVLDPAISAQIYETLDTEDTDIEKYKAIRDEMRTAISSLLKDDGILVIPTIADPPPKLGGKEILSEEYQSRACNLLSVASVSGCCQVTIPLGFHNKCPLSVSFIARHGGDRFLLDTVQTMYTSLQEQADIAAKSKVSKNAVSKEQSAEIAKEKGNQAFKDKQWQKAIGFYTEAIKLSGTNATYYSNRALAYLELGSYLQAEADCTQAINLDKKNVKAYLRRATAREMLGYYKEAIEDFRYALVLEPTNKRASQSVERLRKLFQ from the exons ATGG TATCAGTGGAGAAAATAAGCATTATGGTACACCTACCAATCCTGCAGTGCATGAAAGAGTACCGGGTGGATCCTCTAGTGGAGCTGCTGTGGCTGTGGCTGCTAATCTTGTTGACTTCTCATTGG TATGTGGCAGGTATTGATACGGTTGGTGGCGTGAGAATTCCTGCTGGATTTTGTGGCATTTTAGGATTCCGACCCTCACATGGGGCTGTTTCTCATGTGGGCATTATACCTATTTCGACAAGCCTTGACACAATTG GATGGTTCGCCAAGGATCCTAATATTTTACGTCGTGTTGGCCATGTCCTGCTGCAACTTCCATATGCCATTCAACGCAGTCCTAGACAAATTATAATTGCTGATGATTGCTTTCAACTCTTAAAGATTCCTGTTGACAGAGTTGCACAAGTGGTCATCAAATCCACCGAGAAGCTTTTTGGAA GACAAGTATTGAAGCATGAAAATGTCGAGGACTATCTCAGGTCTAAAGCTCCAAGCTTGAAAGCTTTGCATAGCAAGAAATCAAATGGTGAGCTGAAAACTTTCTCAACAAGATTGCTTGCGAATGTTATGCAGTCTCTTCAAAG ACATGAGTTCAAACATAATCATGGGGAATGGATTAGCTTGGCAAAGCCTGTTTTAGATCCTGCTATCTCGGCACAAATATACGAAACACTGGACACAGAAGATACAGATAttgaaaaatacaaagcaaTCAGGGATGAAATGCGTACCGCTATCTCCTCTCTTTTAAAG GATGATGGAATTCTGGTGATCCCTACCATTGCTGATCCTCCTCCAAAACTTGGTGGGAAGGAGATCCTATCAGAGGAGTACCAGAGCCGTGCATGCAATTTGTTAAGTGTTGCTAGCGTATCAGGTTGCTGTCAG GTCACAATACCTCTGGGATTTCACAACAAGTGTCCCCTTTCAGTGTCCTTCATTGCCAGGCATGGTGGTGATCGCTTTTTACTAGATACAGTGCAGACCATGTATACGTCTCTCCAGGAGCAGGCTGATATTGCTGCCAAAtccaaagtttcaaaaaatgctGTCAGCAAGGAGCAGTCTGCTGAGATTGCTAAGGAAAAG GGCAACCAAGCATTCAAAGATAAACAGTGGCAGAAGGCTATTGGGTTTTATACAGAAGCTATCAAACTTAGTGGTACTAATGCAACCTATTATAGTAACAGGGCTTTAGCATATCTGGAACTGGGGAG TTACCTCCAAGCTGAGGCAGATTGTACTCAAGCTATCAATCTTGATAAAAAG AATGTAAAGGCCTATTTACGTAGAGCCACAGCAAGGGAGATGCTTGGCTATTATAAGGAAGCAATTGAAg ATTTTAGATATGCGCTTGTACTTGAGCCAACCAATAAAAGAGCATCACAATCTGTTGAAAGATTAAGGAAGCTATTTCAGTAG
- the LOC132185401 gene encoding uncharacterized protein LOC132185401: MNFLRPPLHSIKVFSLVIATIPSALMDETFHVPMLNGNNFTDWTENLFFTLGCLELDLALRVDEPPALTEKSTPQEIAKHEQWERSNRLSLIFMKSHVSKGIRSSIPECTNAKAFIKAVDEQFMSSNKALPSTLMKKLSSKSFDNSRSVREHIMKTRDMAAQLKFLEIDISESFLVHFILNSLRSEYVPFKISYNTHKDK; the protein is encoded by the coding sequence ATGAATTTCCTGCGTCCGCCACtgcatagcattaaagtattttctttggttATTGCAACTATTCCTTCTGCTTTAATGGATGAAACTTTTCATGTTCCAATGCTTAATGGTAACAATTTTACTGACTGGacagaaaatttattttttacattggGGTGTTTAGAGCTTGACTTGGCACTCCGTGTGGACGAACCACCCGCCCTCACGGAGAAAAGTACGCCACAAGAGATTGCTAAACATGAACAGTGGGAGCGATCAAATCGCTTAAGTCTAATAttcatgaaatctcatgtcTCTAAGGGCATTAGGAGTTCCATCCCTGAATGCACTAACGCTAAGGCATTCATTAAGGCAGTTGATGAACAATTTATGAGTTCCAACAAGGCCTTACCCAGCACCCTAATGAAGAAGCTATCAAGCAAGTCCTTTGATAATTCCAGAAGTGTGCGTGAGCACATTATGAAAACGAGGGACATGGCAGCTCAACTCAAGTTCCTAGAGATCGATATATCTGAGTCATTCTTGGTTCATTTCATATTGAACTCTCTCCGCTCTGAGTATGTTCCTTTTAAAATATCCTATAACACACATAAGGATAAATGA